The sequence tttaaGTACAGTCTTTTTTAACTGTATAACATTAAAAATAGATGGAGAGAACTTACATGAAAGTTTAAAAGTCCAAAGAAGTTTAGTCTAACAAATGGATTTCGTCGTGACCAGACATAGACTAACATAATTGTAAATGCATGGCCCAAAAATAATAGATTAACAAAAAATGCGAATGTCTATAGTAAGTTCAGAATACTTGTGTTCAATGAAAcgtattgaattatttatggTTACcatataaaaagtattaaaagatATCAAAAGGATACAATCATACATATGCCCCCAAAAATGAACATCATTACAAAATCAGACGTTCTCCTGCGAAATGATCCTTCTTCCAACATTCGACAATACCGATATGTAAAGATCATATTGAAAAGGAAATTGAAACCCATGTTTCCAAAGAACAGAAATGTTGTTATTAATCTCCATAGCTGAAACAATTTGTATTACAGTGTTAGTAAATGTAAATCAATTGAAGCTTATCGTTTATACCTGATGTAAATCATTTGTTTACCTGGTATTGTTCAATTATTAATGTAGGATTAAAATAGAGTCGAAACGGAGACACCAAATCTAATtgctaaaattgaaaaataaaa comes from Osmia lignaria lignaria isolate PbOS001 chromosome 8, iyOsmLign1, whole genome shotgun sequence and encodes:
- the Der-2 gene encoding derlin 2 produces the protein MAYQTFRQEYMQIPVVTRAYTTACVITTLAVQLDLVSPFRLYFNPTLIIEQYQLWRLITTFLFFGNMGFNFLFNMIFTYRYCRMLEEGSFRRRTSDFVMMFIFGGICMITFAFFVNLLFLGHAFTIMLVYVWSRRNPFVRLNFFGLLNFHAPYLPWVLLGFSVLLGNTIWVDLVGMAVGHMYYFAEDVFPRLRGGFRVLKTPQILKTLFDAHPEDPDYTPPPEERPGGFNWGQEPNVE